The nucleotide sequence CTCTCCGTCATCAACGCGGCGATCGACACCGCCGTGGCCGACTGCCGGGACGAGATCCTCACCATCCAGCCGGGCGGCGCACGGCCCGCCGTCGCGCTGGCCGACGGACTCGCGCGCTCCAGGGACCTGCTGGCGCGCGGGGTGCGCCAGCGGACCATCTACCAGCACACGGTGCGCTCGCACGGGCCGACGCTCTCGTACATCGAGGAGGTGACGGCGGCGGGCGCGGAGGTCAGGACGATCGCCGACGTCTTCGACCGGATGCTGATATTCGACCGCGAGGTGGCGTTCATCCCGTCGGACGAGGTGTCGACGGCGAGCACCGCCGTACGGGTCCAGCACCCGGCCCTGATCCGCTTCCTGCTGAACCACTTCAACAGCTCGTGGGCCAGGGCGGTTCCGGTACGTCCCGCGGTCGGGTCGCCGCGTACGCCCGTCATCACCTCGGACCTCCAGCGGACCATCCTGCTGGCCGTCGTCAACGGCGAGACGGACGCGTCGATCGCGCGCCGGATCGGGATGAGCAGGCGCAGCGTCGCGGAGCACATGCGGAAGGTCTCGGAGCAGCTCGGCAGTAACAGCCGGGCCCAACTCGGCTTTCTGCTGGCGACTTCGGGGCTGCTGGAGGCGCCGCTCGACGGGACGGACGACAGCCCGCTCGACAGCGCCTGAACGGGCGGCTGTCGAGCGGGCTGTCCGGAGTGCTCAGCCCAGTCCCGGGCCCCTGACGGGGATGCTGGTGAAGGTGGGCGCGGGGGCCGGCTCGGTGAAGAAGTCGTTGCCCTTGTCGTCCACGACGACGAACGCGGGGAAGTCCTCCACCTCGATCTTCCAGACCGCCTCCATGCCCAGCTCCTCGTACTCGACGACCTCGACCTTCTTGATGCAGTCCTGGGCCAGCCGCGCGGCGGGACCGCCGATCGAGCCCAGGTAGAAGCCGCCGTGCGCGTCGCAGGCGTCAGTGACCTGCCGGGAGCGGTTGCCCTTCGCCAGCATGACCTTGGAGCCGCCGGCCGCCTGGAACTGCTCGACGTAACTGTCCATCCGGCCCGCCGTCGTCGGGCCGAAGGAGCCCGAGGCGTAGCCCTCGGGGGTCTTCGCCGGACCCGCGTAGTAGACGGGGTGGTCCTTCAGGTACTGCGGCATCTGCTCGCCCGCGTCGAGCCGTTCCTTGATCTTCGCGTGCGCGATGTCCCGGGCCACCACGAGCGGGCCGGTCAGTGAAAGCCGGGTCTTGACCGGGTACTTGGTCAGCTCGGCGAGGACGTCGTCCATCGGCCGGTTGAGGTCGATCCGTACGACCTCGGTCTCGTCCAGGTGCTCGTCCGTGGTCTCCGGCAGGAAGCGCGCGGGGTCGGTCTCCAGCTGTTCGAGGAAGACGCCCTCGGCCGTGATCTTCGCCACCGCCTGGCGGTCGGCCGAGCAGGACACGGCGATGGCGACGGGCAGCGAGGCGCCGTGCCGCGGCAGCCGGACGACCCGTACGTCGTGG is from Streptomyces sp. NBC_00370 and encodes:
- a CDS encoding LuxR C-terminal-related transcriptional regulator encodes the protein MYRHGLEAGRVRRDEVPGCLHALGLVVDDGESAEFLSLIPPGAAALTALGPVEEEIAERHSRLRSLRSALAVFEGLYDDKHRLDPPVLTRIVGLSVINAAIDTAVADCRDEILTIQPGGARPAVALADGLARSRDLLARGVRQRTIYQHTVRSHGPTLSYIEEVTAAGAEVRTIADVFDRMLIFDREVAFIPSDEVSTASTAVRVQHPALIRFLLNHFNSSWARAVPVRPAVGSPRTPVITSDLQRTILLAVVNGETDASIARRIGMSRRSVAEHMRKVSEQLGSNSRAQLGFLLATSGLLEAPLDGTDDSPLDSA